A region of Capra hircus breed San Clemente chromosome 11, ASM170441v1, whole genome shotgun sequence DNA encodes the following proteins:
- the LOC102191806 gene encoding antimicrobial peptide NK-lysin-like isoform X2: protein MTSWAVLLIASVLLVAPGLAFSGLTPECHDQATAHLSDGDELCQGLAPEDPQEIMQMLENMVGNKPSKNVIIRATSKVCRKMGLLRRRCNKIMKKFLHRISADITARKKPQAICVDIMLCKRKAGLI from the exons ATGACCTCCTGGGCTGTCCTGCTCATCGCCTCGGTGCTCCTGGTCGCCCCAG GGCTGGCCTTTTCCGGTCTGACTCCTGAGTGTCACGACCAGGCGACGGCCCATCTGAGCGATGGAGACGAGTTGTGCCAGGGCCTGGCCCCGGAGGATCCCCAG GAGATAATGCAGATGTTGGAGAACATGGTGGGAAATAAGCCCAGCAAG AATGTCATCATCCGTGCCACCTCCAAGGTGTGCAGAAAGATGGGGCTGCTGAGAAGGCGTTGCAACAAGATCATGAAGAAGTTTCTCCATCGCATCTCTGCAGACATCACAGCTAGGAAGAAGCCTCAGGCCATCTGTGTGGACATCATGCTGTGCAAGCGCAAGGCAG GTCTCATCTGA
- the LOC102191806 gene encoding antimicrobial peptide NK-lysin-like isoform X1: MTSWAVLLIASVLLVAPGLAFSGLTPECHDQATAHLSDGDELCQGLAPEDPQGDLALQREELNPFCDLCQEIMQMLENMVGNKPSKNVIIRATSKVCRKMGLLRRRCNKIMKKFLHRISADITARKKPQAICVDIMLCKRKAGLI, translated from the exons ATGACCTCCTGGGCTGTCCTGCTCATCGCCTCGGTGCTCCTGGTCGCCCCAG GGCTGGCCTTTTCCGGTCTGACTCCTGAGTGTCACGACCAGGCGACGGCCCATCTGAGCGATGGAGACGAGTTGTGCCAGGGCCTGGCCCCGGAGGATCCCCAG GGTGACCTGGCGCTCCAAAGAGAGGAGCTGAACCCTTTCTGTGATCTTTGTCAGGAGATAATGCAGATGTTGGAGAACATGGTGGGAAATAAGCCCAGCAAG AATGTCATCATCCGTGCCACCTCCAAGGTGTGCAGAAAGATGGGGCTGCTGAGAAGGCGTTGCAACAAGATCATGAAGAAGTTTCTCCATCGCATCTCTGCAGACATCACAGCTAGGAAGAAGCCTCAGGCCATCTGTGTGGACATCATGCTGTGCAAGCGCAAGGCAG GTCTCATCTGA